One segment of Nocardioides sp. QY071 DNA contains the following:
- a CDS encoding amidohydrolase family protein codes for MSLHNDHADEQRGLDLLLASHAASTVVDPAQRLVIRGGAVLSMDDAVGDFAVGDVLIVGDRIAEVGVDLDISDAVVIDASQRIVMPGFCDPHIHCWEGALGRIIPENVPQTTDDPIGDAPSTSRSYMYAAHRLFAPACRPEDIYAGTLLSLLNALEGGITTVIDNMHNARSPEHSDAAVEALFAAGGRGIHAVGAPRSGAWSEQHPSDAARLREQYFASDDPMYGLRLFAVGFDGFDADLAAVRKELDLWVTFDSGLEKHPVDIYYEKGWLDGRETINHANFFSPEQRQVIIDSGAQVDVCPRIETQFRFGEVPYTEWVQQGLRPGISNDNPMTFNIDMFSEMRALYLAQRIDEHRGGPRSAPLRDILYSATQQGADNCGLGSVVGSLTPGKRADIILLDTGGLQLYPPSNIISSVVQGAGIGSVDTVLVNGRVRKWNGQLHGVDVNQVRQTVAASREYLLAKVGWPHDDIDFED; via the coding sequence ATGAGTCTTCATAACGACCACGCGGACGAGCAGCGCGGACTGGATCTGCTGCTTGCGAGTCATGCGGCATCAACTGTGGTCGATCCCGCGCAGCGGCTGGTCATCCGGGGCGGGGCCGTCTTGTCGATGGACGACGCGGTCGGCGACTTCGCGGTCGGCGACGTGCTCATCGTCGGCGATCGGATCGCCGAGGTGGGGGTCGACCTGGATATCTCAGACGCCGTAGTGATCGACGCGTCACAACGAATCGTCATGCCCGGCTTCTGTGACCCGCATATCCATTGTTGGGAGGGCGCCTTGGGCCGGATCATCCCTGAGAATGTGCCCCAGACGACAGACGACCCCATCGGGGACGCCCCCTCCACCAGTCGCAGCTATATGTATGCGGCCCACCGGCTCTTTGCACCCGCATGCCGCCCCGAGGACATCTACGCTGGGACACTCCTGTCGCTCCTGAACGCGCTCGAGGGCGGCATCACCACGGTCATCGACAACATGCACAACGCACGATCGCCGGAGCACTCGGACGCGGCCGTCGAGGCGCTCTTCGCGGCTGGTGGGCGTGGAATCCACGCCGTCGGTGCTCCCCGCTCGGGTGCCTGGTCCGAGCAGCATCCGAGCGACGCGGCGCGGCTGCGGGAGCAGTACTTCGCCAGCGATGACCCGATGTACGGACTTCGACTCTTCGCGGTCGGGTTCGACGGCTTCGATGCCGACCTGGCCGCGGTCAGGAAGGAACTCGACCTCTGGGTGACCTTCGACAGCGGTCTGGAGAAGCATCCGGTCGACATCTACTACGAGAAGGGATGGCTGGACGGTCGGGAGACCATCAACCACGCCAACTTCTTCTCCCCGGAGCAGCGCCAGGTCATCATCGACTCCGGCGCCCAGGTCGATGTCTGTCCTCGTATCGAAACGCAATTCCGCTTCGGAGAGGTCCCCTACACCGAATGGGTGCAACAGGGCCTGAGGCCGGGCATCAGCAACGACAACCCGATGACGTTCAACATCGACATGTTCAGCGAGATGCGGGCCCTGTACCTGGCACAGCGCATCGATGAGCATCGCGGCGGTCCGAGGAGCGCACCGTTGCGCGACATCTTGTACTCCGCTACGCAGCAAGGGGCGGACAACTGTGGGCTCGGATCGGTCGTTGGATCGCTCACCCCTGGAAAAAGGGCAGACATCATCTTGCTCGACACGGGAGGGCTCCAGCTCTATCCGCCGAGCAACATCATCTCCTCGGTCGTGCAGGGCGCGGGGATCGGCTCGGTCGACACCGTCCTGGTCAATGGCCGCGTCCGGAAATGGAACGGCCAGCTCCACGGGGTGGACGTCAACCAGGTCCGGCAGACCGTAGCCGCATCGCGCGAGTATCTGCTCGCGAAGGTTGGTTGGCCCCATGACGACATCGACTTCGAGGACTGA
- a CDS encoding LysR family transcriptional regulator, which produces MELRQFEYFSAIVRDGSFSRAARTLHVSQPALSKQIQSLEHELGVVLLDRIPNGVRPTEAGRRLAEMCDVIVGYIDQIKPAVRAASHQLGGNVTLGLSPSLVPALAEHVHTTLAALHPGLHIQIVESLPMFVTDWIDAGRIDIGVFRRWPALSGMTRLDFTDIGSDEVMLVGTSSMLRGHPSPTASAEDVGSLPIVMTPAFKQLVWTRLGLTESSPTNTSEIDSINLLKALVVRGDYCSAMPWNFVRHEISTGLLEARPFDPSVRSHVVSATRAGRRASSPAIAAVIEVCRDRLDELTRSRLSPPSPSSDPEPAERVVGQ; this is translated from the coding sequence TTGGAGCTCAGACAGTTCGAATACTTCTCGGCCATCGTTCGCGACGGCAGCTTCAGTCGCGCGGCCCGAACGCTGCACGTCAGCCAGCCCGCCTTGAGCAAACAGATCCAGTCACTCGAGCACGAACTGGGCGTCGTCCTGCTCGACCGGATCCCGAACGGCGTTCGGCCTACCGAGGCCGGCCGACGACTCGCGGAGATGTGCGATGTGATCGTCGGCTACATCGACCAGATCAAGCCCGCCGTCCGCGCTGCTTCCCATCAGCTGGGTGGCAACGTCACGCTCGGGCTGTCTCCTTCGCTGGTGCCCGCTCTGGCGGAGCACGTCCATACCACGCTCGCCGCGCTGCACCCCGGGCTGCACATACAGATCGTCGAATCACTTCCCATGTTCGTGACCGACTGGATAGACGCGGGGCGGATCGACATCGGGGTGTTCCGGCGCTGGCCAGCCCTCAGCGGAATGACGCGCCTGGACTTCACCGACATCGGATCCGATGAGGTGATGCTGGTCGGTACGTCGAGCATGTTGCGCGGGCATCCCAGCCCGACCGCCTCGGCCGAGGACGTCGGCTCCTTGCCGATCGTCATGACGCCCGCGTTCAAGCAACTCGTGTGGACGCGCCTGGGGCTGACCGAGAGCTCGCCGACGAACACCTCGGAGATCGACTCGATCAATCTGCTCAAGGCCTTGGTGGTGCGCGGCGACTACTGCTCAGCGATGCCCTGGAACTTCGTGCGACATGAGATCTCGACGGGCTTGCTCGAAGCGCGTCCCTTTGATCCGTCGGTTCGAAGCCATGTCGTGTCGGCCACCCGGGCAGGGCGACGTGCTTCGTCCCCGGCGATCGCAGCCGTGATCGAGGTGTGTCGCGACCGCCTCGATGAGCTCACGAGGAGCCGGCTCAGTCCCCCGAGTCCCTCCTCAGATCCCGAGCCAGCCGAGCGCGTTGTCGGTCAGTAG
- a CDS encoding amidohydrolase family protein translates to MTRSGPVPRAQRAPGVVDVHAHQMDPEVFHGGSPRLQTVNATEGLLHPAGGQGVPRRVSSVMWSVEDRLRELDRASISRQVISPVPAVMEHAWTADPPYAQLVNDSIASSCAAAGGRLIGLGCVSRQGWRRDLEQCVRLELRGIEVGSRQGDLDLDDPDLDGLWRECEQAGLCIFVHPVAGGRGVIRRSGLRLDMGLGMLTDTSLAATALVFGGVLERYPLLRVALAHGGGTFPWVYPRLRDLGGTVSDPAEGTRWDMLARRLYVDTLVLDVEHLTLLRHRFGDDRIVLGSDCPFLPTEMVGAIVRGSEDTAALLTDNALGWLGI, encoded by the coding sequence GTGACGCGCTCTGGACCAGTTCCGCGAGCGCAGCGTGCTCCCGGAGTCGTCGATGTCCACGCGCACCAGATGGACCCGGAGGTCTTCCACGGCGGGAGTCCTCGACTGCAGACCGTGAACGCCACGGAAGGCCTCCTTCACCCGGCTGGAGGTCAAGGTGTCCCGCGGCGGGTGTCCTCGGTGATGTGGTCCGTCGAGGATCGGCTCAGAGAACTTGACCGTGCTTCGATCTCCCGCCAGGTGATCTCGCCGGTGCCGGCGGTCATGGAGCATGCCTGGACGGCTGATCCTCCGTACGCGCAGCTGGTCAACGACTCGATTGCGAGCTCGTGCGCCGCCGCTGGCGGTCGCCTCATCGGCTTGGGCTGCGTCTCGCGACAAGGGTGGCGCAGAGACCTCGAACAGTGCGTGCGGCTCGAGCTGCGTGGCATCGAGGTCGGCAGCCGCCAGGGCGATCTGGATCTGGATGACCCCGATCTGGATGGCTTGTGGAGAGAATGCGAGCAGGCGGGCCTGTGCATCTTCGTGCACCCTGTCGCGGGAGGGCGGGGTGTCATCCGCCGCTCAGGTCTCCGGCTCGACATGGGCCTCGGCATGCTCACGGACACATCGCTCGCCGCGACGGCCCTCGTGTTCGGGGGCGTGCTCGAGCGGTATCCACTCCTTCGGGTGGCGCTGGCACACGGTGGCGGAACCTTTCCGTGGGTCTACCCGCGATTGCGCGACCTCGGCGGCACGGTCAGTGACCCGGCGGAGGGGACCCGCTGGGACATGCTCGCTCGTCGCCTCTACGTGGACACGCTCGTCCTTGACGTCGAACACCTGACGTTGCTGCGTCACCGGTTCGGCGACGACCGGATAGTGCTCGGCAGTGATTGCCCGTTCCTCCCTACCGAGATGGTCGGAGCGATCGTGCGCGGCAGTGAGGACACCGCCGCCCTACTGACCGACAACGCGCTCGGCTGGCTCGGGATCTGA
- a CDS encoding fumarylacetoacetate hydrolase family protein — MRFVSYLLDGERRAGVVVQDRIHGFEPGVSLLSLLGDDGEKLRAAGEEALNDPRQVIAIADAGLIAPIPDPPTVRDFVTFEQHYAGSMLAVDPGATVPAAWYEIPTFYFTNPYAIRGPLDDIPIPPGSQRLDLELEVAAIIGRGGRDIDAASADEHIAGFCILNDWSARDLQFHEMAVGLGPAKGKDTSISLGPTLVTPDELDQYRSGNSYDLEMVARINGETIGRDSLSSMHFSFGQMIEHASRGTEVRPGDVLGSGTCGGGCLAEMWGRHGSDAHESLQPGDVVSVSVEALGDMTTTIVAYGS; from the coding sequence ATGCGCTTCGTCAGCTACCTCCTCGACGGCGAACGACGGGCCGGAGTAGTGGTTCAGGACCGGATCCACGGCTTTGAGCCCGGGGTGAGTCTGCTCAGCCTCTTGGGCGACGACGGAGAGAAGCTGCGCGCCGCTGGAGAGGAAGCGCTCAACGATCCACGACAGGTCATCGCGATCGCCGACGCAGGTCTGATCGCTCCGATTCCCGATCCACCCACCGTGCGTGACTTCGTGACATTCGAACAGCACTACGCCGGGTCGATGTTGGCCGTCGACCCGGGCGCCACGGTCCCGGCTGCGTGGTACGAGATTCCGACCTTCTATTTCACCAATCCCTACGCGATCCGTGGGCCGCTCGACGACATCCCCATTCCACCGGGCTCCCAGCGGTTGGATCTCGAGCTCGAGGTGGCCGCGATCATCGGTCGCGGAGGCCGCGACATCGATGCCGCGTCCGCTGACGAGCACATTGCCGGGTTCTGCATCCTGAACGACTGGTCGGCACGAGACCTGCAGTTCCATGAGATGGCCGTCGGCCTGGGACCGGCCAAGGGGAAGGACACCTCGATCTCACTCGGTCCGACGCTGGTCACCCCGGACGAGCTCGACCAGTATCGATCGGGGAACTCCTACGACTTGGAGATGGTCGCGAGGATCAACGGGGAGACGATCGGCCGCGACAGTTTGAGTTCGATGCATTTCTCCTTCGGCCAGATGATCGAGCACGCAAGCCGAGGCACTGAGGTCAGGCCCGGGGACGTGCTGGGCTCGGGCACGTGCGGGGGAGGGTGCCTCGCGGAGATGTGGGGCCGCCACGGCTCGGACGCACATGAGTCGTTGCAGCCCGGCGATGTGGTGAGCGTGTCGGTCGAGGCGCTCGGCGACATGACGACCACGATCGTCGCCTACGGAAGCTAG
- a CDS encoding SDR family oxidoreductase, with protein MRVFLTGASGWVGSAVVPELLNAGHDVVGLARTTATAERLVAAGVAPVAGDLTDLESLRAGARGADAVIHLAYDHDFSRMGAAGEVDRAALRAFAEEFGGTEVPVIFASGLLGLPTHRVATEDDLLDADSWLPPRHKAELLSKQLAEQTGVRTSVIRMAPTVHGAGGDWGFITSYVESAIERGVAAFVEDGSHHWPAVHRSDAASLFRTAIENPGPGGSVLHACAENVPFKQISEAVARQLDVPLKRIEPEEATEHFGPAGPFFTLGAVVSSDATQARYGWKPVGPSLLQDIDDGVYTPAPGI; from the coding sequence ATGCGGGTGTTTCTCACAGGGGCGTCGGGGTGGGTGGGATCCGCGGTGGTCCCCGAGTTGCTGAATGCCGGACACGACGTGGTGGGTCTGGCAAGAACGACGGCTACCGCGGAGAGGCTCGTGGCGGCTGGGGTCGCGCCCGTCGCGGGGGACCTGACCGATCTCGAGAGCCTGCGCGCAGGTGCTCGTGGAGCCGACGCGGTCATTCATCTGGCCTATGACCACGACTTCTCGCGTATGGGTGCAGCGGGCGAGGTGGATCGAGCGGCATTGCGCGCGTTCGCCGAGGAGTTCGGCGGGACTGAGGTTCCTGTCATCTTCGCGTCCGGGCTGCTCGGTCTGCCGACGCACCGGGTGGCGACCGAGGATGACCTGCTGGACGCCGATTCGTGGTTGCCGCCCCGCCACAAGGCCGAGCTGCTCTCCAAGCAGCTTGCCGAACAGACAGGTGTGCGAACGTCCGTGATTCGGATGGCCCCCACCGTCCATGGTGCCGGTGGTGATTGGGGATTCATCACCAGCTACGTCGAATCTGCCATCGAGCGCGGTGTTGCCGCGTTCGTCGAGGACGGCAGCCATCACTGGCCGGCGGTGCATCGAAGTGATGCCGCGTCGCTGTTCCGGACAGCGATCGAGAACCCGGGGCCCGGTGGGTCGGTGCTTCACGCCTGCGCAGAGAACGTGCCTTTCAAGCAGATCTCCGAGGCGGTGGCTCGTCAGCTCGATGTGCCGCTGAAGCGGATCGAGCCCGAAGAGGCAACGGAACACTTCGGGCCGGCAGGTCCGTTCTTCACCCTCGGCGCGGTCGTGTCCAGCGACGCGACGCAGGCGCGGTACGGCTGGAAGCCGGTTGGTCCCTCGCTACTGCAAGACATCGATGACGGCGTCTACACGCCGGCTCCGGGGATTTGA
- a CDS encoding mycofactocin-coupled SDR family oxidoreductase yields MGKLDGRVALITGGGRGMGRAHAVAMAREGADVVICDIDFQVDGIPYPMNSPDDLAETAALVRATGQQCVARVADVREFDELEDVANAAVAELGRLDILVANAGTFAAGSIVDLEVRQWATVVDTVLTGVFNAVKAVAPHLMAQRSGRIIATASGMGRHGTAQMSAYTAAKWGVIGLAKSAAKELGPYGITVNVLNPGMVDTPIIRNDHLRRLWNPELEDPTDADVDRKVLELGLHHMPISVLPPEDVAAAAVFLASDDARYISGGTLEVGAGYAANYT; encoded by the coding sequence ATGGGAAAGCTAGACGGTCGGGTTGCTCTCATCACCGGCGGCGGCCGCGGCATGGGGCGAGCGCACGCGGTTGCCATGGCACGCGAAGGCGCCGACGTCGTGATCTGCGACATCGACTTCCAAGTCGACGGTATTCCGTATCCGATGAACTCGCCTGACGACCTCGCCGAGACGGCGGCGCTCGTGCGGGCAACCGGCCAGCAGTGCGTGGCCCGCGTGGCCGACGTGCGAGAGTTCGACGAGCTCGAGGATGTTGCGAACGCCGCTGTGGCGGAGCTGGGTCGGCTCGACATCTTGGTGGCCAACGCAGGAACGTTCGCGGCCGGGTCGATCGTGGACCTGGAGGTCCGCCAATGGGCGACCGTGGTCGACACGGTCCTGACGGGTGTCTTCAACGCGGTCAAGGCTGTCGCCCCGCACCTCATGGCTCAGAGGTCAGGACGCATCATCGCGACCGCTTCGGGAATGGGTAGGCACGGTACGGCTCAGATGTCCGCCTACACAGCCGCCAAGTGGGGCGTCATCGGGTTGGCCAAGTCGGCTGCCAAGGAACTGGGTCCTTACGGGATCACGGTGAACGTTCTCAACCCGGGCATGGTCGACACGCCGATCATTCGCAACGACCACCTTCGCAGGCTGTGGAACCCGGAGCTCGAGGATCCCACTGACGCCGACGTCGATCGCAAGGTGCTGGAGCTGGGGTTGCACCACATGCCGATCTCGGTACTCCCGCCGGAGGACGTCGCGGCGGCGGCGGTGTTCTTGGCCTCGGACGACGCGCGTTACATCTCGGGGGGAACTCTCGAGGTCGGCGCAGGGTACGCAGCGAACTACACGTGA
- a CDS encoding SDR family NAD(P)-dependent oxidoreductase, whose translation MSTLRGLKGRNAIVTGGAKGQGFSHVLALADAGCDIAVLDVVAPVEGAYPLATAEMMEATITAVEERGVRCLGLPCDVRDEAQVEAAVSKALAFFDGRIDILVNNAAVGLAGSIQEIRVEDIDLVLDTNVRGPILVTKYVAPAMIAARFGKIINISSGVTAAGVANLSPYVASKYAVNGLTSAWAMELAEFGINVNAVSPPTIRPGDGQGSGMLTALAGQFGMTPQEAYEELSSQQNMPGPKWRGESRHISDAVVFLASDNADQITGQVLAADSGMSAR comes from the coding sequence GTGTCCACGCTTCGTGGTCTCAAGGGAAGAAACGCTATCGTCACCGGTGGAGCCAAAGGCCAGGGATTCAGCCACGTGCTTGCCCTGGCAGATGCCGGGTGCGACATTGCGGTCCTCGACGTCGTCGCTCCGGTCGAGGGGGCTTATCCGCTGGCGACCGCCGAGATGATGGAGGCGACGATCACGGCAGTGGAGGAGCGTGGAGTCCGTTGTCTGGGACTTCCGTGTGACGTCCGAGACGAAGCTCAAGTCGAGGCCGCCGTCTCCAAGGCGTTGGCATTCTTCGACGGCCGTATCGATATTTTGGTCAACAACGCGGCTGTGGGCCTTGCCGGGTCTATTCAGGAGATCCGAGTAGAGGATATCGATCTCGTTCTCGACACCAACGTTCGCGGGCCCATCCTCGTCACCAAATATGTCGCTCCAGCGATGATCGCCGCTCGATTCGGAAAGATCATCAACATCTCCTCGGGGGTCACCGCCGCCGGCGTTGCCAACCTTTCGCCTTATGTGGCATCCAAATATGCGGTGAACGGACTGACCAGCGCATGGGCAATGGAGCTGGCTGAGTTCGGCATCAATGTCAATGCGGTTTCGCCGCCCACGATCCGCCCCGGCGACGGACAGGGCTCGGGGATGCTCACCGCTCTTGCCGGCCAGTTCGGCATGACACCGCAGGAGGCATACGAAGAGCTGTCCTCACAGCAGAACATGCCCGGTCCGAAGTGGCGCGGCGAGTCGCGCCACATCTCTGACGCGGTCGTCTTCCTTGCCTCGGACAACGCGGACCAGATCACCGGTCAGGTTCTCGCCGCCGACAGTGGCATGTCAGCTCGCTGA
- a CDS encoding zinc-binding dehydrogenase, protein MFAVYAESFDENDPLTGLVVGERPDPEVPEGWTVVTVRAASLNHHDLFSLRGVGLGEDALPMILGCDAAGIDEDGREVVVHAIIGNPSWVGDETLDPHRSLLSERHPGTFAERVAVPRRNVVVKPASLSFEEAACLPTAWLTAYRMLFTRGGVVPGETVLVQGAGGGVSTAAITLGRAAGVRVLVTSRDAAKAQRAVELGAHEAFEHGARLPVKVDAVLDTVGRATWSHSIRALKPGGRLITSGTTSGPDLESAELTRIFFLQLSVVGSTMGTRGELVRMLSLLDASGARPLIHQAMPFERAREGFAAMAHGDLFGKIVFTTAPSQW, encoded by the coding sequence GTGTTCGCCGTTTACGCTGAATCATTTGATGAGAACGATCCGCTGACTGGCCTCGTTGTCGGGGAACGCCCGGATCCTGAGGTCCCTGAGGGATGGACCGTCGTCACCGTGAGAGCGGCATCTCTCAACCACCACGATCTCTTCTCGCTGCGTGGCGTAGGACTCGGCGAGGACGCCCTGCCCATGATTCTGGGTTGCGACGCGGCTGGCATTGACGAAGACGGCCGAGAGGTGGTCGTGCACGCAATCATCGGCAACCCCTCCTGGGTCGGCGACGAGACGCTGGATCCCCACCGGTCCCTCCTGTCCGAGCGCCACCCGGGCACCTTCGCCGAGAGGGTCGCCGTGCCCCGTCGAAACGTTGTCGTCAAGCCAGCGTCCCTGTCGTTCGAGGAGGCGGCGTGCCTCCCGACGGCATGGCTCACGGCCTACCGCATGCTGTTCACCCGCGGCGGGGTGGTTCCGGGCGAGACGGTGCTGGTCCAGGGCGCGGGCGGCGGCGTCTCCACAGCTGCGATCACGCTCGGCCGCGCTGCCGGCGTTCGTGTTCTGGTGACCAGCCGGGACGCGGCCAAGGCGCAGCGCGCGGTCGAGCTCGGCGCACATGAGGCCTTCGAACACGGTGCGCGTCTGCCGGTGAAGGTCGATGCGGTGCTCGACACCGTGGGAAGGGCGACGTGGTCACACTCGATTCGCGCCTTGAAGCCCGGTGGGCGCCTCATCACGTCGGGGACGACGTCCGGCCCCGACCTGGAGAGCGCCGAGCTGACGCGGATCTTCTTCCTGCAGCTGAGCGTCGTCGGGTCGACCATGGGCACTCGAGGAGAGCTCGTTCGAATGTTGTCTCTGCTCGACGCCTCCGGAGCCCGTCCGCTGATCCATCAGGCGATGCCGTTCGAGCGGGCCCGAGAGGGATTCGCTGCGATGGCACACGGCGATCTCTTCGGCAAGATCGTCTTCACGACTGCCCCCAGCCAGTGGTGA
- a CDS encoding enoyl-CoA hydratase-related protein has protein sequence MSVLDVRRRGAVLQLTMNRPAHRNALDRSLTDALSAAFDQLDDDPTLRVGVLVGNGPAFCAGTDLHDPVSPATDRGGEYGLIRRSRRTPLIAAVEGAALGGGFELVLACDLVVAGSDARFGLPEVALGLVPTCGGLFRTQDRLPPAIAAELILTADPLYAERAHQVGLVNVLAEPGHALSRAHELAARIIRNSPDAVSAALRAWHAARGPAEATGWTATDHAIATVDLSPDSAEGVRAFFEKRAPRWRR, from the coding sequence ATGAGCGTGCTCGACGTGCGTCGCCGCGGCGCGGTGTTGCAGCTGACGATGAACCGGCCGGCACACCGCAACGCGTTGGACCGCAGTTTGACCGACGCGCTCTCAGCGGCGTTCGACCAACTGGATGACGACCCCACGCTCCGGGTGGGTGTGCTGGTTGGAAACGGCCCCGCGTTCTGCGCGGGTACCGACCTCCACGATCCGGTGAGCCCGGCTACCGACCGCGGGGGCGAGTACGGCCTCATCCGGCGTAGCCGAAGGACCCCGCTCATCGCTGCTGTCGAAGGCGCGGCACTTGGCGGAGGCTTCGAGCTGGTGCTGGCCTGCGACCTCGTCGTAGCAGGTTCCGACGCCAGGTTCGGTCTGCCCGAGGTGGCGCTGGGCCTGGTCCCGACCTGCGGCGGTCTGTTCCGCACCCAAGACCGGCTACCGCCGGCCATAGCTGCCGAGCTGATCTTGACCGCAGACCCGCTCTACGCCGAGCGCGCTCATCAGGTCGGCCTGGTCAACGTGCTCGCCGAGCCGGGCCATGCGCTCAGCCGGGCCCATGAACTGGCTGCCCGCATCATCCGCAACTCCCCCGACGCCGTCTCCGCAGCGCTTCGGGCATGGCACGCCGCACGCGGCCCGGCCGAAGCCACGGGTTGGACCGCGACCGACCACGCCATCGCCACCGTGGACCTCTCGCCCGACTCGGCCGAGGGCGTGCGGGCGTTCTTCGAGAAGCGTGCACCCCGCTGGCGCCGCTGA
- a CDS encoding amino acid permease — protein MSAPEPRPGSLGVLAGTVMLVGAVLGPGVLTLPALAADAAGASSLLAWVLLLCASVPVATTFAALGGALPDRGGVAHFATLAFGPRRAAPVGWWFLAAVPTGVVAASLMGGHYVAAALGLAPERAFWIGTAILGASFSVNALGLRATGRTQVITAGVLVALLVPMIAVSLGRMRPEAFSPFAPGGWTGVGTAASLLFFAFAGWEAATHLSADLRDPRRTLRRSTLLALGVIILLYSGLALVAVGVLGDAAGDTPVPLLVLMRGAFGPVGTAFTAVAALLLTSGAINVYLASGARLGAALGTSGMLPRVLVGRTTPGREPRRSLAFLAGCCTIVAIPVAADAVTVDWLVRGTSALLISVSLAGTAAAVWLLRDGPRRVAGVASVLLGILLLASGPFLLLPAGVGAVALGVGSRRPRAAGPPPSAVDGRARNVDLHRVRGCR, from the coding sequence GTGAGCGCGCCGGAGCCGCGGCCGGGCAGCCTCGGCGTCCTCGCGGGCACGGTGATGCTCGTCGGTGCCGTCCTGGGGCCCGGAGTGCTGACGTTGCCGGCGCTGGCCGCTGACGCGGCCGGAGCCTCCTCGCTGTTGGCCTGGGTGCTTCTCCTGTGCGCCAGCGTGCCCGTTGCGACAACCTTCGCCGCGCTGGGTGGCGCCCTGCCTGACAGGGGAGGGGTGGCGCATTTCGCGACGCTCGCCTTCGGTCCGCGCCGTGCTGCGCCCGTGGGCTGGTGGTTCCTCGCCGCCGTACCGACCGGTGTGGTGGCGGCCTCGCTGATGGGTGGCCACTACGTCGCGGCCGCCTTGGGTCTGGCCCCCGAGCGCGCGTTCTGGATCGGTACCGCGATCCTGGGTGCGTCGTTCTCGGTGAACGCGCTCGGCCTGCGAGCCACCGGGCGGACCCAGGTCATCACCGCTGGTGTGCTGGTGGCGCTGCTCGTGCCGATGATCGCCGTTTCCTTGGGGCGGATGCGGCCGGAGGCATTCTCGCCCTTCGCCCCGGGGGGCTGGACCGGGGTCGGTACGGCGGCCAGCCTCCTGTTCTTCGCCTTCGCCGGATGGGAGGCGGCGACCCACCTCTCCGCGGATCTGCGAGATCCACGACGAACTCTGCGTCGTTCCACTCTGCTCGCCCTCGGCGTCATCATCCTGCTCTACTCGGGACTCGCCCTCGTCGCCGTCGGGGTCCTCGGTGACGCCGCCGGCGACACGCCGGTGCCGCTGCTCGTGCTCATGCGCGGCGCCTTCGGGCCGGTCGGCACGGCGTTCACCGCGGTGGCCGCACTGCTGCTGACGTCAGGGGCGATCAACGTCTACCTCGCCAGCGGCGCGCGGTTGGGCGCTGCCCTGGGCACGAGTGGCATGCTCCCCAGGGTCTTGGTGGGGCGGACGACTCCGGGCCGCGAACCTCGTCGAAGCCTCGCCTTCCTCGCCGGCTGTTGCACGATCGTGGCGATACCGGTCGCCGCGGATGCCGTCACTGTCGACTGGCTCGTCCGGGGCACCTCTGCGTTGCTCATCTCGGTGTCACTCGCAGGCACCGCGGCTGCCGTGTGGCTCCTGCGCGATGGCCCGCGCCGCGTCGCGGGTGTCGCCTCGGTCCTGCTCGGGATCCTCCTGCTTGCCTCCGGCCCCTTCCTCCTGCTGCCTGCTGGCGTGGGGGCTGTTGCCCTGGGAGTCGGGAGCAGACGCCCTCGAGCCGCTGGTCCGCCACCGTCCGCCGTGGATGGCCGGGCGCGGAACGTGGACCTGCACCGCGTTCGGGGTTGCCGATAG
- a CDS encoding Lrp/AsnC family transcriptional regulator: protein MDELDSAIVAELQRDARQTNRELARRVGIAPSTCLERVRLLRARQVIRGYHAQISSTALNREIEAFVSARIRPLKREVIDAFKAALIELPEVVAVFVIAGDEDFLVHVAVQDIDHLHAFLIDRLSQRREVVSFRSQIVYQSVEKQVRERLPPLTR, encoded by the coding sequence GTGGACGAACTTGATTCGGCGATCGTGGCCGAACTGCAGCGCGATGCGCGGCAGACCAATCGGGAGCTGGCTCGGCGGGTGGGCATCGCCCCTTCGACCTGTCTCGAGCGCGTGCGCCTGCTCCGCGCTCGCCAGGTCATCCGCGGCTACCACGCCCAGATCAGCTCCACGGCTCTCAATCGTGAGATCGAGGCATTCGTGTCAGCGCGCATCCGGCCGCTGAAGCGAGAGGTCATCGATGCGTTCAAGGCCGCCCTCATCGAGCTGCCCGAGGTCGTCGCCGTCTTCGTCATCGCCGGTGACGAGGACTTTCTCGTCCACGTCGCCGTGCAGGACATCGACCATCTTCATGCATTCCTCATCGACCGCCTCAGCCAACGTCGTGAGGTGGTGAGCTTCCGAAGCCAGATCGTCTATCAGAGCGTCGAGAAGCAGGTCCGGGAGCGCCTCCCGCCGTTGACACGCTGA